A DNA window from Lutra lutra chromosome 8, mLutLut1.2, whole genome shotgun sequence contains the following coding sequences:
- the ATXN7L3B gene encoding ataxin-7-like protein 3B produces the protein MEEISLANLDTNKLEAIAQEIYVDLIEDSCLGFCFEVHRAVKCGYFYLEFAETGSVKDFGIQPVEDKGACRLPLCSLPGESGNGPDQQLQRSPPEFQ, from the coding sequence ATGGAGGAAATTTCGTTGGCTAACCTGGATACTAACAAGCTAGAGGCCATCGCTCAGGAGATATACGTAGACCTAATAGAGGATTCTTGTTTGGGCTTCTGCTTTGAGGTGCACCGGGCAGTCAAGTGTGGCTACTTCTACCTGGAGTTCGCAGAAACTGGTAGCGTGAAGGATTTTGGCATTCAGCCAGTGGAAGATAAAGGAGCATGCCGCCTCCCGCTTTGCTCCCTTCCTGGAGAATCCGGGAATGGGCCTGATCAGCAGCTGCAACGCTCACCCCCAGAATTCCAGTAG